One Torulaspora globosa chromosome 5, complete sequence DNA window includes the following coding sequences:
- the CTM1 gene encoding cytochrome c lysine N-methyltransferase (ancestral locus Anc_5.419), with product MSMSSVVDWFAKNANLKVNGALSVENSFFKGVPSGYGLFVDLASINYDPNDVTIELLRIPRLATFSLDTLLELIKDETQYSSKENMEKLHATVRAVFSQFLELDGLKSLLSETTVLVFYFTLLTLVKEEYELPKTLRFYLEDVLLQVKVDNAPMFCEQAAELYGQYSMFVALKDVLDLLEDFFKNKVSCSRSVLPLLRQVYAAISSRSLEIPDEVAENSDDFVVNTTLVPLLDFANHSNDLKNAHFDIDRQTRDVLLLLDVDRIPANATKFEIFISYSPVEDLISFIHYYGFVPSSADKCQFISLSFDRGYLREQEPMPAVNLRLFYKWMQINPVVQLINFQNCWHINDSTEQFAYLLLAFMHSPDSESSSCWAYDPTCYRTFWYFQEHSSKRKEDYISINDYKSRIASLENDDSDLIDLPQLAWSMSFQGDGLSTHRGRFPKDEALQLAPFDNERTFSNAIDLFAKFFLGYIEWRLDKLENSEPHLTSPPLKQLVRLEKSVLLQLLHEPHLYYWSDRQVDCESYDCTLRPLLDRGHRDADRNASKDVLSLENLSLEDYHPEDFTDFLQDELKLYANLV from the coding sequence ATGAGCATGTCTTCCGTTGTCGACTGGTTCGCGAAGAATGCTAACCTGAAAGTGAACGGAGCCTTGAGTGTGGAAAACTCATTCTTTAAAGGCGTTCCAAGTGGCTATGGTTTATTCGTCGATCTCGCTTCCATTAATTATGATCCTAATGACGTTACAATTGAGCTATTGAGAATACCTAGGCTAGCAACCTTCAGTTTAGATACGTTATTGGAATTGATCAAGGATGAGACTCAGTACAGCTCCAAGGAAAATATGGAAAAGCTCCATGCAACGGTTCGTGCTGTTTTTTCGCAATTCCTAGAGCTAGATGGGTTGAAGAGCCTGCTAAGTGAAACTACGGTCCTTGTATTCTATTTCACCCTGTTGACATTGGTGAAAGAGGAGTATGAACTGCCTAAAACTTTGAGGTTTTATTTGGAAGACGTTCTTTTACAAGTGAAAGTAGACAATGCTCCTATGTTTTGCGAGCAAGCTGCGGAACTGTATGGCCAGTACTCAATGTTTGTTGCATTGAAAGACGTACTGGATCTGCTGGAGGATTTTTTTAAGAATAAGGTCAGCTGCAGTCGATCTGTTCTCCCGCTGTTGAGACAAGTGTATGCTGCCATTTCTTCACGAAGTCTGGAGATTCCTGATGAAGTTGCAGAAAACTCCGACGATTTTGTTGTGAACACGACGCTGGTGCCTCTGCTGGACTTCGCAAATCATAGCAAtgacttgaagaatgcCCATTTCGATATTGACCGTCAGACCCGGGACGTCTTGCTCTTATTGGATGTGGATCGGATACCAGCTAATGCCacaaaatttgaaatctttATCAGCTATTCGCCGGTCGAAGACTTGATCTCCTTCATCCACTATTATGGATTTGTCCCGTCAAGTGCTGATAAGTGTCAGTTCATTAGTCTATCTTTCGACAGAGGATATCTAAGAGAGCAAGAACCGATGCCCGCTGTCAATCTCAGATTATTTTACAAATGGATGCAGATAAACCCTGTCGTTCAACTGatcaacttccaaaacTGTTGGCACATTAACGACTCCACTGAACAATTCGCTTACTTACTTTTGGCCTTTATGCATTCACCTGATAGCGAATCGTCGAGCTGTTGGGCCTACGATCCCACCTGTTATCGCACCTTCTGGTATTTCCAAGAACACAGCAGTAAGAGAAAAGAAGACTACATTTCAATCAATGATTACAAGAGCAGGATCGCTTCGCTGGAAAACGACGATAGCGATTTGATTGATCTACCGCAGTTAGCGTGGTCAATGAGTTTCCAGGGCGACGGTTTAAGCACCCATCGCGGCAGATTTCCAAAGGACGAAGCATTGCAATTGGCACCATTTGATAATGAACGGACTTTCAGTAATGCGATAGACTTATTTGCGAAGTTCTTTCTCGGTTATATTGAATGGCGATTAGACAAGCTCGAAAACTCGGAACCACACCTAACGTCTCCTCCTTTAAAGCAGCTCGTCCGATTGGAGAAATCCGTCTTacttcaattgctgcaTGAGCCGCATTTGTACTACTGGAGTGATCGACAGGTGGATTGTGAGAGCTATGACTGCACATTGCGCCCGCTGCTGGACAGAGGTCATCGAGATGCCGATCGCAACGCCTCTAAGGACGTCTTGTCGCTGGAGAATTTGTCTTTGGAGGACTATCACCCAGAGGATTTTACtgattttcttcaagacgaACTGAAGCTTTATGCCAACTTAGTCTAG
- the ERP5 gene encoding Erp5p (ancestral locus Anc_5.420) yields MMFGKLLHFLAWQLMLTSTTVRGLHLYLKSGETKCFYENLAKRNLLIGDIDGYIEKDGIFVDDPDLKIGISLYETFDDDHRVLNQQNSHSGDFTFTALETGEHKICIQPMYPVRNAKIRIFIELDIGSVQALDSRMRDDTTSLQSRVSQLIQRLETIRTEQKAVRQKEAHFRDESEAVNSKILFWSVLQIAGLILVCVFQLRYLKNFFVKQKVV; encoded by the coding sequence ATGATGTTTGGCAAGCTATTGCACTTTCTCGCTTGGCAACTAATGCTTACATCGACCACAGTCAGAGGGCTGCATCTCTATCTGAAATCGGGGGAAACCAAATGCTTCTATGAGAACTTGGCAAAGCGAAATCTACTGATCGGCGATATAGATGGGTACATTGAGAAGGATGGCATATTCGTGGATGATCCTGATTTAAAGATTGGCATTTCATTGTATGAAacttttgatgatgatcaTAGAGTGCTGAATCAACAAAACTCTCATAGTGGGGATTTCACATTTACTGCCCTTGAGACGGGAGAGCACAAGATTTGTATCCAGCCCATGTATCCGGTGAGGAATGCTAAAATAAGAATCTTTATAGAGCTCGATATTGGTTCTGTCCAGGCACTTGACAGCAGAATGAGAGATGACACAACGAGTTTACAGAGCAGAGTGTCGCAACTGATTCAGAGGTTGGAAACCATCCGTACAGAACAGAAAGCAGTGAGgcagaaagaagctcaCTTCAGAGATGAAAGCGAAGCCGTTAACAGCAAGATTCTATTCTGGTCCGTTTTGCAGATTGCTGGGTTAATCCTCGTATGTGTCTTCCAGCTGCgatacttgaagaatttcttcgtGAAGCAGAAGGTTGTCTGA
- the UBA4 gene encoding Uba4p (ancestral locus Anc_5.421) — MEASEELRKELTALKLENARLHRELQNREREQEKRYPLSLEEFRRYGRQMIVEDTGGVSGQIKLRNAKVLVVGAGGLGCPVLPYLAGAGVGVIGIVDNDVVDTSNLHRQVLHNSTTVGMLKCESARRVLNKLNPFVEVRTHPVRLSNANAFEIFEFYDIILDATDTPLTRYLISDVAVNLGKTVVSASGLGTEGQLCILNYNNEGPCYRCFYPKPPTPTSVTSCQEGGVIGPCIGLVGTMMAVETLKLILGEYEKIGFQPFLKTYSGFPEQVLRTFRMRGKQSNCACCGQTPTVTRESIESGLIDYDAFCGSRNYDVCTSEERITVEKFEREYRTRSDSNYILLDVRPRHHYKISHLSDSHNVTVKELRDMDGELEKLQAHIPNISKDSEVVVMCRYGNDSRLATRLLIDRFGIPSVKDISGGLFKYIDKVDPSIPKY, encoded by the coding sequence ATGGAGGCTTCTGAAGAGTTGAGAAAGGAGCTGACAGCTTTaaagctggaaaatgcAAGGTTGCATCGAGAGCTGCAAAATAGAGAAAGAGAGCAGGAGAAAAGGTATCCgctttctcttgaagagttcagACGCTATGGGAGGCAGATGATTGTTGAGGATACGGGAGGTGTAAGCGGACAGATAAAGTTGCGTAATGCCAAAGTTTTAGTTGTTGGAGCCGGAGGATTGGGTTGTCCTGTGCTGCCTTACCTAGCTGGCGCAGGTGTTGGAGTGATTGGGATAGTTGACAACGATGTAGTTGATACCTCGAATCTCCACAGACAGGTACTTCACAACTCGACGACAGTTGGAATGCTGAAATGCGAATCCGCGCGCCGGGTTCTCAATAAGCTGAACCCATTCGTTGAGGTCAGAACGCATCCTGTAAGGCTGAGTAACGCGAATGCGTTTGAAATTTTCGAATTTTATGACATTATACTTGACGCTACCGATACGCCTTTGACAAGATATTTGATATCGGATGTTGCTGTTAATCTTGGCAAGACAGTGGTATCTGCGTCCGGTCTGGGCACAGAAGGGCAGCTTTGTATCCTAAATTACAATAATGAGGGACCCTGCTACAGATGCTTTTATCCAAAGCCGCCGACCCCAACTTCCGTTACCTCGTGCCAGGAGGGTGGTGTTATTGGGCCTTGCATCGGCCTAGTGGGGACAATGATGGCCGTAGAGACGTTGAAATTGATCCTGGGAGAGTATGAAAAAATTGGCTTTCAGCCTTTCCTGAAGACGTACTCTGGCTTCCCCGAACAGGTCTTGCGCACATTCAGGATGAGAGGCAAGCAAAGCAATTGTGCCTGCTGTGGCCAAACCCCGACAGTAACGAGAGAATCGATTGAATCGGGTCTCATAGACTATGATGCCTTTTGTGGTTCGAGAAACTATGACGTCTGTACCTCGGAAGAGAGAATTACTGTGGAGAAGTTTGAGAGAGAATACAGGACTCGTTCGGATTCAAACTACATACTGCTAGACGTGAGACCTCGCCACCATTATAAAATCTCTCACTTGTCAGACTCACATAATGTTACTGTAAAGGAACTGAGGGATATGGACGGTGAATTGGAAAAGCTACAAGCTCACATACCCAACATCAGCAAAGATAGTGAGGTCGTGGTGATGTGTCGCTATGGAAACGATTCTCGACTCGCAACGAGGCTTCTCATTGATCGATTCGGCATTCCTAGTGTCAAGGATATCAGCGGAGGACTGTTCAAGTACATTGATAAGGTTGATCCATCAATTCCTAAGTACTGA